One genomic segment of Dehalococcoidia bacterium includes these proteins:
- a CDS encoding sugar kinase, giving the protein MNKIVTFGEILLRLTTINKERFSQSKNFEITYAGSECNVAVSLAHFNENTFFITSVPDNPIGHACINHVRQFGVNTDYIIKSGERLAVYYLENGASMRASNIVYDRKDSSFSSIKPDFFNWEEIFNDCKLFHFSGITPSLSNSAKKLTEVAINEATKRKIMISCDLNYRSNLWTPEEAQKTMIPLMDKVDILIGGKKDPEIMLGEKTKDENQTSYEEMIESMARKYDFKHVGLSLRESFSADHNDWAGIFYSKGNIVRSKKYEIQIVDRVGAGDAFSAGLIYGIMNDLSNQETLNFAVAASALAHTFHGDYNLATIEEIQAVSNGDISGRIRR; this is encoded by the coding sequence ATGAATAAAATAGTTACATTTGGAGAAATTTTACTCAGGCTAACTACGATCAACAAGGAAAGATTTTCGCAATCGAAAAACTTTGAAATCACTTATGCTGGATCTGAATGTAATGTAGCTGTTTCTCTTGCTCATTTTAATGAAAATACTTTTTTTATTACTTCTGTACCTGATAATCCTATCGGTCATGCATGTATAAATCATGTAAGGCAATTTGGAGTTAATACCGACTATATAATAAAATCTGGCGAAAGATTAGCTGTATATTATTTAGAAAATGGAGCTTCAATGAGAGCTTCAAATATAGTCTATGACAGAAAAGATTCTTCTTTCTCCAGTATAAAGCCAGACTTTTTTAATTGGGAAGAAATATTTAATGATTGTAAGCTGTTTCATTTTTCTGGAATTACTCCTTCTTTATCAAATAGTGCTAAAAAATTAACTGAAGTTGCAATAAATGAAGCTACTAAGAGAAAAATAATGATATCTTGTGATCTAAATTATCGCTCTAACTTATGGACCCCTGAAGAAGCTCAAAAGACAATGATTCCTCTTATGGATAAAGTAGATATATTAATTGGAGGTAAAAAAGACCCAGAAATAATGTTAGGAGAAAAAACAAAAGATGAAAATCAAACTTCTTATGAGGAGATGATAGAGAGTATGGCTAGAAAATATGATTTCAAGCATGTAGGTCTTTCATTAAGAGAAAGTTTTTCTGCAGATCATAATGACTGGGCAGGTATTTTTTACTCAAAAGGTAATATTGTCAGATCTAAAAAATATGAAATACAAATAGTTGACAGAGTTGGAGCTGGAGATGCTTTTTCTGCAGGATTAATATATGGTATTATGAATGATTTATCTAATCAAGAAACATTGAATTTTGCTGTTGCTGCTTCCGCTTTAGCTCATACTTTTCACGGTGATTATAATCTTGCTACTATTGAAGAAATTCAAGCCGTTTCAAATGGAGATATTTCTGGAAGAATTAGGAGATAA
- the gcvPA gene encoding aminomethyl-transferring glycine dehydrogenase subunit GcvPA, with the protein MTSSPYIPSTDKDRDEMINAIGVKNFDELLSDIPKNFLFPKLRLKSKLSEPELVEYFTKIANNNVASKIKSSFLGGGSYNHYIPSTVKSMIQRGEFLTAYTPYQPEASQGTLQVGFEFQTMVAQLFDMDVCNAGMYDGPTALAEAALMACRIKRNNKIAVHESVSNKHLEVLNSYSKWQNIEIINLEEKNISKQENLACLLVQSPSKYGEIIDVQSLSNLIHEKEGLLIQHTYPTSLGLIKPPGELDVDIATAEGQSLGVSLSCGGPYIGLLTCKKEFIRQLPGRIIGQTLDKNGKISYALTLQTREQHIRRENATSNICTSTQLIGLMVAVYLSTMGPDGIKHIAETCYHRAHYMANKIDQIEGFKVTSTNFFNEFVIESKFSIKKINALLLKNGIEGGIDISNRNKNLMMVAVTELNTPSHIDEVINELGAFIEK; encoded by the coding sequence ATGACTAGCTCACCCTATATACCCTCAACAGATAAAGATAGAGATGAAATGATTAATGCTATTGGTGTTAAGAATTTTGATGAACTTTTATCGGATATTCCAAAAAATTTCCTATTCCCAAAATTAAGACTAAAAAGCAAACTGTCAGAACCAGAGCTAGTCGAATATTTCACAAAAATAGCAAATAATAATGTTGCTTCCAAAATAAAATCGAGCTTTCTAGGAGGAGGATCCTACAATCACTATATTCCTTCTACAGTTAAATCTATGATTCAAAGAGGAGAATTCCTAACAGCTTATACTCCATATCAACCTGAAGCTTCACAAGGTACCTTACAAGTTGGTTTTGAATTTCAAACTATGGTTGCACAACTATTTGATATGGATGTATGTAACGCCGGAATGTATGATGGCCCAACTGCATTAGCAGAAGCCGCTCTAATGGCTTGCAGAATTAAGAGAAATAATAAAATAGCTGTACATGAAAGCGTTTCAAATAAGCATTTAGAAGTATTGAATTCTTATTCTAAATGGCAAAATATTGAAATAATCAACCTAGAGGAAAAAAATATTTCAAAACAAGAAAATTTAGCATGCCTTCTTGTTCAATCTCCTAGTAAATATGGAGAAATAATCGATGTTCAAAGTCTATCTAATTTGATTCATGAAAAAGAAGGGCTATTGATACAGCACACTTACCCTACTTCTTTAGGACTAATAAAACCACCTGGTGAACTTGATGTAGACATTGCAACTGCAGAAGGTCAATCTCTTGGGGTTTCTTTGTCTTGTGGAGGACCTTACATAGGTCTCTTGACATGTAAGAAAGAATTTATAAGGCAATTGCCTGGAAGAATAATAGGACAAACTTTAGATAAAAATGGAAAAATTTCTTATGCTCTTACTCTTCAAACAAGAGAACAACATATAAGAAGAGAAAATGCAACATCAAACATTTGTACAAGCACTCAACTTATTGGATTAATGGTTGCTGTGTACCTTTCTACTATGGGGCCAGATGGAATAAAACATATTGCAGAAACTTGTTATCATAGAGCCCACTATATGGCGAATAAAATTGATCAAATTGAAGGATTTAAAGTGACTTCAACAAACTTTTTTAATGAATTTGTTATTGAATCAAAATTTTCTATAAAAAAAATAAATGCTTTGCTACTAAAAAATGGTATTGAAGGAGGCATAGATATTTCAAATAGAAATAAAAATCTGATGATGGTTGCCGTTACAGAATTAAACACTCCTTCTCATATTGACGAAGTAATTAATGAATTAGGAGCTTTCATTGAAAAATAA
- the gcvT gene encoding glycine cleavage system aminomethyltransferase GcvT, which produces MLKTIFHDKHELSNAKMVDFEGWNMPISYPSGIIKEAGFVRKNSGFFDVSHMGRIEILGEDRNDFIEKIFPIDLDSLELGSAKYTLLINENNEILDDLIIYNLIDRFLIVINASNTNKDLEWIYSKIKGDVRINNITLESGMLAIQGPEVIKKISSISNSIKNLGRYKFKNISINEKNIFVARTGYTGEDGFEIIFDNSSSDFVWDLMNKLDIPPCGLGARDLLRIEAGLHLYGHEIQEDYNPIDIGLERLLETKNKSYVSYEYINSTEIKNGEKSIAGFFVLDRGIPREGNEIFYEENIIGNITSGTYSPTLNSSIAIGMINQDFNIISNKVRIKVRDKFLEAEITKLPFYRRKKK; this is translated from the coding sequence ATGCTAAAAACAATTTTTCATGACAAGCACGAATTAAGTAATGCAAAAATGGTCGATTTTGAAGGCTGGAATATGCCCATTAGTTATCCATCAGGAATAATTAAAGAAGCAGGCTTCGTTAGAAAAAACTCAGGTTTTTTTGATGTATCTCATATGGGAAGGATAGAAATTTTAGGAGAAGATCGAAATGACTTTATTGAAAAAATATTTCCTATTGATTTAGATTCTCTAGAATTAGGTTCAGCTAAATATACATTATTAATTAATGAAAATAATGAAATTCTAGATGATCTAATTATTTATAATCTTATTGACCGATTTCTAATAGTTATAAATGCTTCAAATACAAATAAAGATTTAGAATGGATCTACTCTAAAATTAAAGGAGATGTCAGAATAAATAACATTACATTAGAATCTGGAATGTTAGCTATTCAGGGTCCCGAGGTAATAAAAAAAATAAGTTCAATTAGTAATTCAATAAAAAACTTAGGTAGATATAAATTTAAGAATATTTCTATTAATGAAAAGAATATATTTGTGGCTAGAACTGGTTACACGGGAGAAGATGGCTTTGAAATAATATTTGATAATTCATCTTCTGACTTTGTATGGGATCTTATGAACAAATTAGATATCCCTCCATGCGGACTTGGTGCAAGAGATTTATTGAGAATAGAAGCAGGATTACATTTATATGGACATGAAATCCAAGAAGATTATAACCCCATTGATATAGGCCTAGAAAGATTACTTGAAACTAAAAATAAAAGCTATGTTAGCTACGAATATATAAATAGTACAGAAATAAAAAATGGAGAAAAGTCCATTGCAGGTTTTTTTGTATTAGATAGAGGCATACCAAGAGAAGGTAATGAAATATTTTATGAAGAAAATATAATTGGAAATATTACCTCTGGAACATATTCACCTACATTAAATAGTTCAATTGCAATAGGAATGATAAATCAGGACTTCAATATTATTAGCAATAAGGTTAGAATTAAAGTAAGAGATAAATTTTTAGAAGCAGAGATTACAAAACTTCCTTTTTACAGGAGAAAGAAAAAATGA
- the gcvH gene encoding glycine cleavage system protein GcvH, with protein MSEIPKSLKYSKDHEWIILEGNIATIGITQHAAESLGDIVYVDINSIDKELKQFDKFGEIESVKAVSDLYVPISGKVIETNAELESNPEFVNDDCYDKGWIIKVQIEDSNELKNLLDSTEYEKII; from the coding sequence ATGAGTGAAATTCCTAAATCATTGAAATATTCCAAAGACCATGAATGGATAATTTTAGAAGGTAATATAGCAACAATTGGAATAACTCAACATGCTGCAGAATCCTTAGGTGATATTGTTTATGTTGATATAAATAGTATTGATAAAGAGCTAAAACAATTCGATAAGTTTGGAGAAATTGAATCTGTAAAAGCAGTCTCTGATTTATATGTCCCCATTTCTGGCAAAGTAATTGAAACAAATGCTGAATTAGAATCCAACCCTGAATTTGTTAATGATGATTGCTACGATAAAGGTTGGATTATAAAAGTCCAAATAGAGGATTCAAATGAGTTAAAGAATCTTTTGGATTCAACAGAATACGAAAAAATAATATAA
- the gcvPB gene encoding aminomethyl-transferring glycine dehydrogenase subunit GcvPB: MKNKNLPLLMNQSKKGRKAISLPDIGVEKSSLPKTNFLRKNITLPEVGQLDLIRYFTNLSSMNFSIDTNFYPLGSCTMKYNPKINEQLSSIQGFSNAHPNQIDENIQGCLEIMYDLQNELGEITGLPGVSLAPLAGAQGEYAGLLIAREFHKHNGDHEKNIALIPDSAHGTNPASASMAGLEAVTIKTTLEGDIDLSDLKTKVNDKTAVLMLTLPSTLGLFEPNIIEITEIIHDNGGLVYADGANLNALLGITKFGELGIDICHSNLHKTFSTPHGGGGPGAGPVMVTKKLESFLPYPHVKNNNNNFETYSPKNSIGRLNGFLGSFGIILRAYSYIRSLGSEGLKEISENAIINANYIQEKLKGHYELTSSRSCMHETVLSAIKQKENGVKALDIAKKLLDEGFHAPTMYFPLIVEEALMIEPTESESKETIDQFINCMIEISELSKIHPEEIINAPINLPVERLDEALAARNPILSWKQ; encoded by the coding sequence TTGAAAAATAAAAATTTACCGTTATTGATGAATCAATCAAAAAAAGGTAGGAAGGCAATATCTCTGCCAGATATAGGAGTTGAAAAATCCTCATTACCAAAGACTAACTTTTTGAGAAAAAACATTACTCTTCCTGAAGTAGGACAATTAGATCTTATAAGATACTTTACTAATTTATCCTCGATGAATTTTTCAATAGATACAAATTTTTATCCCTTGGGATCCTGCACGATGAAGTATAATCCTAAGATCAATGAACAGCTATCTTCCATCCAAGGTTTTTCAAATGCACATCCTAATCAAATAGATGAAAACATCCAAGGCTGTCTAGAAATAATGTATGATCTTCAAAACGAGCTTGGAGAAATAACTGGACTTCCTGGTGTATCTTTGGCCCCATTAGCAGGAGCTCAAGGAGAATATGCAGGCTTACTCATAGCAAGAGAATTTCACAAGCATAATGGAGATCATGAGAAAAACATAGCACTAATTCCAGATTCTGCGCATGGTACTAATCCTGCATCAGCGTCCATGGCTGGGTTAGAGGCTGTTACCATCAAAACAACTCTTGAAGGAGATATAGACTTATCTGATCTAAAAACTAAAGTTAATGATAAAACTGCTGTTTTAATGCTTACTCTTCCTTCAACACTAGGACTCTTTGAACCAAATATAATTGAAATAACAGAAATCATTCATGATAATGGAGGTTTAGTTTATGCTGATGGAGCAAACCTTAATGCCCTATTAGGTATAACCAAATTTGGAGAATTAGGGATCGATATATGTCACTCAAATCTACATAAAACATTTTCTACGCCTCATGGAGGTGGTGGCCCAGGAGCTGGACCAGTAATGGTTACAAAAAAACTTGAATCGTTTTTACCTTATCCTCATGTGAAAAATAATAATAATAACTTTGAAACATATTCACCAAAAAACTCTATTGGAAGATTGAACGGTTTCTTAGGGTCATTTGGAATTATTTTGAGAGCTTATTCTTATATAAGAAGCTTAGGATCAGAAGGTTTAAAAGAAATTTCTGAAAATGCAATAATTAATGCAAATTATATTCAAGAAAAGCTCAAAGGGCACTATGAATTGACTTCATCAAGGTCTTGTATGCACGAAACAGTATTGTCGGCTATTAAACAAAAAGAAAATGGTGTCAAGGCATTAGATATTGCTAAGAAATTGTTAGATGAAGGCTTTCATGCACCAACTATGTATTTCCCACTAATAGTTGAAGAGGCTCTTATGATAGAACCTACAGAAAGTGAATCTAAAGAAACTATTGATCAATTTATAAATTGTATGATTGAGATTAGTGAACTTTCTAAAATTCATCCTGAAGAAATAATTAATGCTCCTATAAATTTACCAGTTGAAAGGTTAGATGAAGCTCTAGCAGCAAGAAATCCTATATTATCTTGGAAGCAATAG